The following are from one region of the Luteimonas sp. MC1572 genome:
- the btuB gene encoding TonB-dependent vitamin B12 receptor — protein MKPQYRISTLAVALALSPAAFAAGAIQSTDLDTIVVTATRTAINAEDSNVPVQVLDRAAIERSQATSLQELLRGRAGINLANQGGPGKLSSLFVRGTESDHVLVLVDGVRIGSASAGMASFQDLPLDQIDRVEIVRGPRSSLYGSEAIGGVIQVFTRRAGAGTRSNLSLGIGSNHLRQASAGIGHTGERGWFQAQGAWQRTDGIDSCRGTAAGWGAGCYADEPDRDGYRNASLSVRGGGTLGETVELEGHALVADAFNEYDGTVFGGNEADNRQQVFGARLGWRPDARTDVNVRVGRAEDLAESHFFDHATDTRSFASTFETRRDTASVQGDLSVAETHLVSAGVDWMRDRVTGSTGFTVDSRDNAGLFLAYQGGSGAHSYEASLRHDDNQQFGGHATGSVGYGLKFANGMRFTASAGTGFKVPTFNDLYYPGGWGNPDLEPEESRTVNLGLAQFGEGWNWTVNAFQTDIEELIGYDTAFALVNVDEARIRGAELTGFMSLAGWDLNAELSHIDPRNRSVGSNHGNLLPRRSRNTARVDIDRALGAFRIGMSGFGNGARYDDAANSARLGGYGTLDLRLEYAISSEWTLQARVANVFDREYETIAWFNQPGREYGLTLRYQQRP, from the coding sequence ATGAAACCGCAGTACCGGATCTCGACCCTTGCCGTTGCCCTGGCCCTGTCACCCGCGGCCTTCGCCGCCGGCGCCATCCAGTCCACCGACCTCGACACCATCGTGGTCACCGCCACCCGTACCGCGATCAACGCCGAGGACAGCAACGTGCCGGTGCAGGTGCTCGACCGCGCCGCCATCGAGCGCAGCCAGGCGACCTCCCTCCAGGAACTGCTGCGCGGCCGCGCCGGCATCAACCTCGCCAATCAGGGTGGCCCCGGCAAGCTGTCGTCGCTGTTCGTGCGCGGAACGGAATCCGACCACGTGCTGGTGCTGGTGGACGGCGTGCGCATCGGCTCGGCCTCGGCCGGCATGGCGTCGTTCCAGGACCTGCCGCTCGACCAGATCGACCGCGTGGAAATCGTGCGCGGCCCACGGTCCAGCCTGTACGGCTCCGAAGCCATCGGCGGGGTAATCCAGGTGTTCACTCGCCGCGCCGGCGCCGGCACGCGCAGCAACCTCAGCCTTGGCATCGGCAGCAACCACCTGCGCCAGGCCAGCGCCGGCATCGGCCATACCGGCGAACGCGGCTGGTTCCAGGCGCAGGGCGCGTGGCAGCGGACCGACGGCATCGACTCCTGCCGCGGCACCGCCGCCGGCTGGGGCGCGGGCTGCTATGCCGACGAACCCGACCGCGACGGCTACCGCAACGCATCGCTGAGCGTGCGTGGCGGCGGCACCCTCGGCGAGACCGTGGAGCTGGAAGGCCACGCGCTGGTCGCCGACGCCTTCAACGAATACGACGGCACCGTGTTCGGCGGCAACGAGGCCGACAACCGCCAGCAGGTGTTCGGTGCCCGCCTCGGCTGGCGCCCGGACGCGCGCACCGACGTCAACGTGCGAGTCGGCCGCGCCGAGGACCTGGCCGAGAGCCACTTCTTCGACCACGCCACCGATACCCGCAGCTTCGCCAGCACCTTCGAAACCCGTCGCGACACCGCGTCGGTGCAGGGCGACCTCAGCGTGGCCGAAACGCACCTCGTCAGCGCCGGCGTCGACTGGATGCGCGACCGCGTGACCGGCAGCACCGGCTTCACCGTCGACAGCCGCGACAACGCGGGCCTGTTCCTCGCCTACCAGGGCGGGAGCGGCGCGCACAGCTACGAAGCGAGCCTGCGCCACGACGACAACCAGCAGTTCGGTGGCCACGCCACCGGCAGCGTCGGCTACGGCCTGAAGTTCGCCAACGGCATGCGCTTCACCGCCAGCGCCGGCACGGGCTTCAAGGTGCCGACCTTCAACGACCTGTACTACCCCGGTGGCTGGGGCAACCCGGACCTGGAGCCCGAGGAATCGCGGACGGTGAACCTCGGGCTGGCGCAGTTCGGCGAGGGCTGGAACTGGACCGTCAACGCGTTCCAGACCGACATCGAGGAGCTGATCGGCTACGACACGGCGTTTGCCCTGGTGAACGTCGACGAGGCACGCATCCGCGGCGCCGAGCTGACCGGCTTCATGTCGCTGGCCGGCTGGGACCTCAACGCCGAGCTGAGCCACATCGACCCGCGCAACCGCAGTGTCGGAAGCAACCACGGCAACCTGCTGCCGCGCCGCTCGCGCAACACCGCGCGCGTCGACATCGACCGCGCGCTGGGCGCGTTCCGCATCGGCATGAGCGGCTTCGGCAACGGCGCGCGCTACGACGATGCCGCCAACAGCGCGCGCCTCGGCGGCTACGGCACCCTCGACCTGCGCCTGGAATACGCGATCAGCAGCGAGTGGACGCTGCAGGCGCGGGTGGCCAACGTGTTCGACCGCGAATACGAAACGATCGCCTGGTTCAACCAGCCGGGGCGGGAATACGGGCTGACGCTGCGCTACCAGCAGCGGCCCTGA
- a CDS encoding GAF domain-containing protein: protein MFTSQILSGDKPEQYAQLVAQARALLAGERDRIANAANLSALVYHALPDLNWVGFYFFDGTELVVGPFQGQPACVRIPLDRGVCGAAARTALTQRVDDVEAFPGHIACDAASRSELVVPLFHDGALVGVFDLDSPVPGRFDVTDQRGLEEIAAVYLETMGQ from the coding sequence ATGTTCACCTCGCAGATTCTAAGCGGCGACAAGCCGGAGCAGTACGCGCAGCTCGTCGCGCAGGCACGCGCACTGCTGGCCGGCGAACGCGACCGCATCGCCAATGCCGCCAACCTCTCGGCGCTGGTCTACCACGCGCTGCCGGACCTCAACTGGGTCGGGTTCTACTTCTTCGACGGCACGGAACTGGTGGTCGGTCCGTTCCAGGGGCAGCCGGCCTGCGTGCGCATTCCGCTCGACCGCGGCGTGTGCGGCGCCGCGGCGCGCACTGCGCTCACCCAGCGCGTCGACGACGTCGAGGCCTTCCCCGGCCATATCGCCTGCGACGCCGCATCACGCTCGGAGCTGGTGGTGCCGCTGTTCCACGACGGCGCGCTGGTCGGGGTGTTCGACCTCGACAGTCCGGTTCCCGGCCGGTTTGACGTTACTGACCAGAGGGGACTCGAGGAGATCGCCGCCGTGTATCTGGAAACCATGGGGCAATGA
- a CDS encoding efflux RND transporter permease subunit, whose protein sequence is MTFTDIFVNKPVLATVVSLFILLLGLRAFSELNVRQYPELQNAVVTVSTTYFGADADLIQGFITTPLEREVASAEGIDYLVSSSAAGASTIQAYIRLDADANEALTQIAAKVNKLRGQLPEESEDPVIDLQQGQQVAAMYVSFASDRLSDNQITDYLTRAVEPRIATIEGVQRADIYGSGAFAMRVWLKPDRMTALQVTASDVQAALRSNNVLSALGSTKGQMVSIDLTARTDLRTPEEFRALVVREEGDAIVRLGDVADVELGSENYGSSVRINGDAATFMGIFVSPDANSLDVIAEVRRVWDEEIIPQLPEGIEGTIPYDSTEAIQDAINEVITTIVEAIVIVIVVIFLFLGSLRSVLIPAVTVPLSLVGALFLMLLMGFTINLLTLLAMVLAIGIVVDDAIIVLENIHRHIEEGMAPKDAALKGARELAWPVVAMTTTLVAVYLPIGFQGGLTGVLFTEFAFTLAGAVLLSGVIALTLTPMMCAKILKPHGAGGKGRLESWLDTRFERLRHGYQRRLHGALATRGVIAVFGAIVLVSCVLLYVVAPKEPAPVEDEGFIFAIGSADAYTTLDYVERYTEEMTAMARDVPEVGDFFLFNGGFGGGGGASNSAIAGFVLKPWSQRERSTNQVLQQDLQPKLASVTGLNTFAVIPPSLPSAGGDGGGEFLVSGIGSLEQLKELADAIVERANASRRFIFLDTDLKIDKPRIEVHIDRDKAATLGIDMRTLAADMSAMLAGAYVNRFAMANRSYRVIPQVQRSDRLNAEQLGNYYTRTRDGRLIPLSTIVTLKESTQPQSLKRFQQLNSVGITFAPRPGVSKGEALRVLEDAAAEVLPQGYSVDFAGESRQFKQEGATMLVTLAFALIVIFLVLSAQFESFRDALIMLITVPMAICGALLVLNVLAMVAGILQFSGIEAFPGMSINIYTQVGLVTLVGVISKHGILIVEFANKLQAERGLSKREAIEEATAIRLRPVLMTTAALVFAMIPLLIASGPGASARFSMGVVIAAGMTIGTTFTLFVLPAFYLYLARDHRAGAAAQPDAAGDAGMQPLPHEA, encoded by the coding sequence ATGACGTTCACCGACATCTTCGTCAACAAGCCGGTGCTGGCCACGGTGGTCAGCCTGTTCATCCTGCTGCTCGGCCTGCGCGCGTTCTCCGAACTCAACGTGCGCCAGTATCCCGAGCTGCAGAATGCGGTGGTCACCGTCAGCACCACCTACTTCGGCGCCGACGCCGATCTCATCCAGGGCTTCATCACCACGCCGCTCGAGCGCGAGGTCGCCAGCGCCGAAGGCATCGACTACCTGGTGTCGAGCAGCGCAGCGGGCGCGAGCACCATCCAGGCCTACATCCGCCTCGACGCCGACGCCAACGAGGCGCTGACCCAGATCGCGGCCAAGGTGAACAAGCTGCGCGGCCAGCTGCCGGAGGAGTCGGAGGACCCGGTGATCGACCTGCAGCAGGGCCAGCAGGTGGCGGCGATGTACGTGTCGTTCGCCAGCGACCGCCTCAGCGACAACCAGATCACCGACTACCTGACCCGCGCCGTCGAGCCGCGCATCGCCACCATCGAAGGCGTGCAGCGCGCCGACATCTACGGCTCCGGCGCCTTCGCCATGCGCGTGTGGCTGAAGCCCGACCGCATGACCGCGCTGCAGGTGACGGCCAGCGACGTGCAGGCCGCGCTGCGCTCGAACAACGTGCTCTCCGCACTGGGCTCCACCAAGGGGCAGATGGTCAGCATCGACCTCACCGCGCGCACCGACCTGCGCACGCCGGAGGAATTCCGCGCGCTGGTGGTGCGCGAGGAGGGCGATGCGATCGTGCGCCTGGGCGACGTGGCCGATGTCGAACTCGGCTCCGAGAACTACGGCTCCTCGGTGCGTATCAACGGCGATGCGGCCACCTTCATGGGCATCTTCGTCTCGCCCGACGCCAACTCGCTCGACGTGATCGCCGAGGTGCGCCGCGTGTGGGACGAGGAGATCATCCCGCAGCTGCCCGAGGGCATCGAGGGCACCATCCCCTACGACAGCACCGAGGCGATCCAGGACGCGATCAACGAGGTCATCACCACCATCGTGGAAGCGATCGTCATCGTGATCGTGGTGATCTTCCTGTTCCTCGGCTCGTTGCGCAGCGTGCTGATCCCGGCGGTAACGGTGCCGCTGTCGCTGGTCGGCGCGCTGTTCCTGATGCTGCTGATGGGCTTCACCATCAACCTCCTGACGTTGCTGGCGATGGTGCTGGCGATCGGCATCGTGGTGGACGACGCGATCATCGTGCTCGAGAACATCCACCGCCACATCGAGGAGGGCATGGCGCCGAAGGACGCCGCGCTCAAGGGTGCGCGCGAGCTGGCCTGGCCGGTGGTGGCGATGACCACCACGCTGGTCGCCGTGTACCTGCCGATCGGCTTCCAGGGCGGCCTGACCGGCGTGCTGTTCACCGAGTTCGCGTTCACGCTCGCTGGCGCGGTGCTGCTGTCGGGCGTGATCGCGCTGACGCTCACGCCGATGATGTGCGCGAAGATCCTCAAGCCGCACGGCGCGGGCGGCAAGGGCCGGCTCGAGTCGTGGCTGGACACCCGCTTCGAGCGCCTGCGCCACGGCTACCAGCGGCGCCTGCACGGCGCACTGGCTACCAGGGGCGTGATCGCGGTGTTCGGCGCGATCGTGCTGGTGTCCTGCGTGCTGCTGTACGTGGTGGCGCCCAAGGAGCCGGCGCCGGTCGAGGACGAGGGTTTCATCTTCGCCATCGGCAGTGCAGACGCCTACACCACGCTCGACTACGTGGAGCGCTACACCGAAGAGATGACGGCGATGGCACGCGATGTGCCGGAAGTCGGCGACTTCTTCCTGTTCAACGGCGGCTTCGGTGGCGGCGGCGGGGCCAGCAACAGCGCCATCGCGGGCTTCGTCCTCAAGCCCTGGAGCCAGCGCGAGCGCTCGACCAACCAGGTGCTGCAGCAGGACCTGCAGCCGAAGCTTGCCAGCGTCACCGGCCTCAACACCTTCGCCGTCATCCCGCCCTCGCTGCCGAGCGCGGGTGGCGACGGCGGCGGTGAATTCCTGGTGTCGGGCATCGGTTCGCTGGAGCAGCTGAAGGAGTTGGCCGATGCCATCGTCGAGCGTGCCAACGCGAGTCGCCGCTTCATCTTCCTCGACACCGACCTGAAGATCGACAAGCCGCGCATCGAGGTGCACATCGACCGCGACAAGGCCGCCACGCTCGGCATCGACATGCGCACCCTGGCCGCGGACATGTCGGCGATGCTGGCAGGCGCCTACGTGAATCGTTTCGCGATGGCGAACCGCTCATACCGTGTGATCCCGCAGGTGCAGCGCAGCGACCGCCTCAATGCCGAACAGCTGGGCAACTACTACACGCGCACCCGCGACGGCCGGCTGATCCCGCTGTCGACCATCGTCACGCTCAAGGAGAGCACGCAGCCGCAGTCGTTGAAGCGGTTCCAGCAGCTGAACTCGGTGGGCATCACCTTCGCGCCGCGCCCCGGCGTGAGCAAGGGCGAGGCGCTGCGCGTGCTCGAGGACGCCGCGGCCGAGGTGCTGCCGCAGGGCTACAGCGTCGACTTCGCCGGCGAGTCGCGCCAGTTCAAGCAGGAGGGCGCCACGATGCTGGTGACGCTGGCGTTCGCGCTGATCGTGATCTTCCTCGTGCTGTCGGCGCAGTTCGAGAGCTTCCGCGACGCGCTGATCATGCTGATCACCGTGCCGATGGCGATCTGCGGTGCGCTGCTGGTGCTCAACGTGCTGGCGATGGTGGCGGGCATCCTGCAGTTCTCGGGCATCGAGGCCTTCCCCGGGATGAGCATCAACATCTACACCCAGGTGGGCCTGGTCACGCTGGTCGGCGTGATCTCCAAGCACGGCATCCTGATCGTCGAGTTCGCCAACAAGCTGCAGGCCGAGCGCGGCCTGTCGAAGCGCGAGGCGATCGAGGAGGCCACGGCCATCCGCCTGCGCCCGGTGCTGATGACCACCGCCGCGCTGGTGTTCGCGATGATCCCGCTGCTGATCGCCAGCGGCCCGGGCGCGTCGGCGCGGTTTTCCATGGGCGTGGTGATCGCCGCGGGCATGACCATCGGGACCACGTTCACCCTGTTCGTGCTGCCGGCGTTCTACCTGTACCTGGCGCGCGACCACCGCGCAGGCGCTGCCGCGCAACCCGATGCGGCGGGCGACGCGGGCATGCAGCCGCTGCCGCATGAGGCCTGA
- the bioD gene encoding dethiobiotin synthase — MTASVARRVLVTGTDTGVGKSVASVALMHALRARGLRVRGMKPVAAGCDATPHGLRNEDALVLQAASDPPAAYADVNPWALPEPTAPQLAARAAGVGVALPPIVAAYARLAAEADVVVVEGAGGWLSPLADGIEHADLARALQLPVLLVVGLRLGCLSHARLSARTIIGDGCRLLGWVGCAVDPGFARGDDYLDLLRDALPVPCLGVVPHAGAVPDPGVLAGSLHAAAAAVAGD; from the coding sequence ATGACAGCGAGTGTAGCGCGCCGTGTGCTGGTGACCGGCACCGACACCGGCGTGGGAAAGAGCGTTGCCAGCGTCGCGCTGATGCATGCGCTGCGTGCCCGCGGGCTGCGCGTACGCGGCATGAAGCCGGTGGCCGCCGGCTGCGATGCAACACCGCACGGCCTGCGCAACGAGGATGCGCTGGTCCTCCAGGCCGCCAGCGACCCGCCCGCGGCCTACGCCGACGTGAACCCGTGGGCGCTGCCCGAGCCGACCGCACCACAGCTGGCGGCACGCGCGGCGGGGGTCGGGGTCGCGTTGCCGCCGATCGTGGCGGCCTACGCGCGGCTCGCGGCGGAGGCCGACGTGGTGGTCGTGGAGGGCGCCGGTGGCTGGCTCTCGCCGCTGGCGGACGGCATCGAGCATGCCGACCTCGCGCGCGCGCTGCAGCTGCCGGTGCTGCTGGTGGTCGGGCTGCGCCTGGGCTGCCTCAGCCATGCGCGGCTGAGCGCCCGGACAATCATCGGCGACGGCTGCAGGCTGCTCGGCTGGGTGGGTTGCGCCGTGGATCCCGGGTTCGCCCGCGGCGACGACTATCTCGACCTGCTGCGCGACGCGCTGCCCGTGCCGTGCCTGGGGGTGGTGCCGCACGCTGGCGCGGTGCCGGACCCGGGCGTGTTGGCGGGCAGCCTGCACGCCGCGGCCGCCGCCGTCGCCGGCGACTGA
- a CDS encoding HAMP domain-containing sensor histidine kinase → MTARSSLRSRLTWSLVGYVLLLSLTVLAHGLVVNERAEALVWESLLEAEFDHLIARSGDPGYRWNDTDTLSLYEAPARPLPTELAALEPGVHDEVKLDGVDHVLMVRDIGGRRLALALNITDLERRERELGMSMLASALLVAMLLGVFAAWGAGRLVRPLADLAGQIARLSPGRAEARVTVPDEATSELVVIADAVNGYLARNAEFVERERAFIDSASHELRTPIAVIAGAAELASAQPGVPPKALEKLQRIHRTTRDMERLVSLLLVLAKEPARLARANDRIALGELLPEIVEDHRPMALAKGLQLVLVEAPPCELLAPAPVVQAAIGNLLRNAIENSGGGVIHIRLRADAVVEIDDPGQGMSPEEISAVYARAARGGTRDGGGIGLDLITRLCAHLGWGLAIDSRPGEGTTARLDLGASRVPSGAV, encoded by the coding sequence ATGACGGCGCGCAGCAGCCTGCGCAGTCGCCTGACCTGGTCGCTGGTCGGCTACGTCCTGCTGCTGTCACTGACGGTGCTGGCGCACGGGCTGGTCGTCAACGAGCGCGCCGAAGCACTGGTCTGGGAATCACTGCTGGAGGCGGAGTTCGATCACCTCATCGCCCGCAGCGGCGATCCGGGTTATCGCTGGAACGACACCGACACGCTGTCCCTGTACGAAGCGCCGGCCAGGCCGCTGCCCACGGAGCTGGCGGCACTGGAGCCCGGCGTGCACGACGAGGTGAAGCTCGATGGTGTCGACCACGTGCTGATGGTGCGTGACATCGGCGGCAGGCGGCTGGCGCTTGCGCTGAACATCACCGACCTGGAGCGGCGCGAGCGCGAGCTGGGAATGAGCATGCTGGCCTCCGCGCTGCTGGTGGCGATGCTGCTGGGGGTGTTCGCGGCGTGGGGCGCGGGTCGGCTGGTGCGGCCGCTGGCCGACCTTGCCGGACAGATCGCCCGCTTGAGCCCGGGGCGCGCGGAAGCACGGGTCACGGTGCCGGACGAGGCGACCAGCGAGCTGGTGGTGATCGCCGACGCGGTCAACGGTTACCTCGCGCGCAACGCCGAGTTCGTCGAGCGCGAGCGCGCGTTCATTGACAGCGCCAGCCACGAACTGCGCACGCCGATCGCGGTGATCGCCGGCGCGGCGGAGCTTGCGTCGGCGCAGCCGGGCGTGCCGCCCAAGGCGCTGGAGAAGCTGCAGCGCATCCACCGCACCACCCGCGACATGGAGCGGCTGGTGTCGCTGCTGCTGGTGCTGGCCAAGGAGCCGGCGCGGCTGGCGCGGGCCAACGACCGCATCGCGCTCGGCGAGCTGCTTCCGGAAATCGTCGAGGACCACCGGCCCATGGCCCTGGCCAAGGGCCTGCAGCTGGTGCTCGTGGAGGCGCCGCCGTGCGAGCTGCTGGCCCCGGCTCCGGTGGTGCAGGCGGCGATCGGCAACCTGTTGCGCAATGCCATCGAGAACAGCGGTGGCGGCGTGATCCACATCCGGCTGCGGGCGGACGCGGTGGTCGAGATCGACGATCCCGGGCAGGGCATGTCGCCGGAGGAAATCAGTGCCGTGTACGCGCGCGCCGCGCGTGGCGGCACGCGCGATGGCGGCGGCATCGGCCTCGACCTGATCACCCGGCTGTGCGCGCACCTGGGCTGGGGCCTCGCGATCGATTCGCGCCCCGGCGAGGGCACCACCGCCCGCCTGGATCTGGGCGCGTCACGGGTGCCGTCCGGCGCGGTGTAG
- the gph gene encoding phosphoglycolate phosphatase (PGP is an essential enzyme in the glycolate salvage pathway in higher organisms (photorespiration in plants). Phosphoglycolate results from the oxidase activity of RubisCO in the Calvin cycle when concentrations of carbon dioxide are low relative to oxygen. This enzyme is a member of the Haloacid Dehalogenase (HAD) superfamily of aspartate-nucleophile hydrolase enzymes (PF00702).), which yields MQFAWPLVLFDLDGTLVDSAADIAEAVNRTLDELGHPRQPEAMVRSWIGLGTRVLMESALQHVASRTPVDEVLPRLMRHYGDCLLLQARLYPGTVETLDALHADGVAMAICTNKPERYVGPLLEAMGIAHRFDGIVGGDTLAERKPHALPLLHLAAQHGRRVDECLMVGDSEADAGAAQAAGMDLVLLRHGYPRDFDLERAGAVAVLDGLEGLLALRG from the coding sequence ATGCAATTCGCCTGGCCCCTGGTGCTGTTCGACCTCGATGGCACGCTGGTCGACAGCGCCGCCGACATCGCCGAAGCGGTCAACCGCACGCTCGACGAGCTCGGCCATCCGCGCCAGCCGGAAGCTATGGTGCGCAGCTGGATCGGCCTCGGCACGCGCGTGCTGATGGAGAGCGCGCTGCAGCATGTCGCCAGCCGCACGCCGGTGGATGAGGTGCTGCCGCGGCTGATGCGCCATTACGGCGACTGCCTGCTGCTGCAGGCGCGCCTGTATCCCGGCACCGTGGAGACGCTTGACGCACTGCACGCCGATGGCGTGGCCATGGCGATCTGCACCAACAAGCCCGAGCGCTACGTGGGTCCGCTGCTCGAGGCGATGGGCATCGCCCACCGCTTCGACGGCATCGTCGGCGGCGACACGCTTGCCGAGCGCAAGCCGCACGCACTGCCGCTGCTGCACCTGGCCGCGCAGCACGGCCGGCGTGTGGACGAATGCCTGATGGTCGGCGACTCCGAGGCCGATGCCGGCGCCGCGCAGGCCGCCGGCATGGACCTGGTGCTGCTGCGCCACGGCTACCCGCGCGACTTCGACCTGGAGCGCGCGGGCGCGGTGGCGGTTCTGGATGGTCTGGAGGGGTTGCTCGCGCTCCGCGGCTGA
- a CDS encoding efflux RND transporter periplasmic adaptor subunit, whose protein sequence is MATSRPAREPSARRRMVWMLLLTALVFGGVFGAKAVLNAGMNRFFDDMPQPPVAVTAFEARQERWSDSEEAVGTFIAVNGTDVTTEAGGVVKAIEFEAGQPVKAGAVLVRLNTEGELAALRSLDAAAKLAVVQRDRWRELGRDRLVSKAEVDQRAADAASTVAQADAQRALIAQKVIRAPFDGMLGIRRVNLGQFVNPGDPIVSLQSLDPIYLDFTLPEQRMGAVLPGTAVRATVDALPGQTFEGRITAVEPGADASTRNFRVQATFENPGRNLRPGTFARVGFDVGGVRDVVVIPQTAVSFNPYGNAVYVIQEAPADAEADAAAKAAAAESGQPAGPRLVVKQRFIRTGATRGDLVAVTEGLAPGDRVVTSGLLRLRNDAMVTINDKVQPTAEADPTPENR, encoded by the coding sequence ATGGCCACGTCCCGCCCCGCCCGCGAACCCTCTGCGCGCCGGCGCATGGTCTGGATGTTGCTGCTTACCGCGCTGGTGTTCGGCGGCGTGTTCGGTGCCAAGGCGGTGCTGAATGCCGGAATGAACCGGTTCTTTGACGACATGCCGCAGCCCCCGGTCGCGGTGACCGCGTTCGAGGCCAGGCAGGAACGATGGAGCGACAGCGAGGAGGCGGTCGGCACCTTCATCGCGGTCAATGGCACCGACGTCACCACCGAGGCCGGCGGCGTGGTGAAGGCGATCGAGTTCGAGGCCGGGCAGCCGGTGAAGGCCGGCGCCGTGCTGGTGCGCCTGAACACCGAGGGCGAACTGGCCGCGCTGCGCTCGCTCGACGCCGCCGCGAAGCTCGCCGTGGTCCAGCGCGACCGCTGGCGCGAACTGGGACGCGACCGCCTGGTGTCGAAGGCCGAGGTCGACCAGCGCGCCGCGGATGCCGCCAGCACCGTGGCCCAGGCCGACGCGCAGCGCGCGCTGATCGCGCAGAAGGTGATCCGCGCGCCGTTCGACGGCATGCTCGGCATCCGCCGCGTCAACCTCGGGCAGTTCGTCAATCCCGGCGACCCGATCGTCAGCCTGCAGTCGCTGGACCCGATCTATCTCGACTTCACCCTGCCCGAGCAGCGCATGGGCGCTGTTCTGCCGGGGACCGCGGTGCGGGCCACGGTCGACGCGCTGCCGGGGCAGACGTTCGAGGGCCGGATCACCGCCGTCGAGCCCGGCGCCGATGCCAGCACGCGCAACTTCCGCGTGCAGGCCACGTTCGAAAACCCCGGACGCAACCTGCGCCCCGGCACGTTCGCCCGCGTCGGCTTCGATGTCGGCGGCGTGCGCGACGTGGTGGTGATCCCGCAGACCGCGGTGAGCTTCAACCCCTACGGCAACGCCGTGTACGTGATCCAGGAGGCGCCGGCGGATGCCGAGGCCGACGCCGCCGCGAAGGCGGCCGCCGCCGAAAGCGGCCAGCCCGCGGGTCCGCGCCTGGTGGTCAAGCAGCGCTTCATCCGCACCGGCGCCACGCGCGGCGACCTGGTGGCGGTGACCGAAGGGCTGGCGCCGGGGGATCGCGTCGTCACCAGCGGCCTGCTGCGATTGCGCAACGACGCGATGGTGACCATCAACGACAAGGTGCAACCGACCGCCGAGGCCGACCCCACGCCCGAGAACCGCTGA
- a CDS encoding TfoX/Sxy family protein translates to MSAPPPLKMRNIGPKSAAWLRQVGLRTPEDLIAAGPLDAFMRIKRAGFKPSLNLLYSLEGALCDCHWQDVPDARRVELVAAAEEAIAQLPAPRNRPPAGPVTTTVMQDDDGAMP, encoded by the coding sequence ATGAGCGCGCCACCGCCGCTCAAGATGCGCAACATAGGCCCGAAGTCGGCCGCGTGGCTGCGCCAGGTCGGGCTGCGCACTCCCGAGGACCTGATCGCCGCCGGGCCGCTGGACGCCTTCATGCGCATCAAGCGCGCCGGCTTCAAGCCCAGCCTCAACCTGCTGTATTCGCTCGAGGGCGCGCTGTGCGACTGCCACTGGCAGGACGTGCCGGATGCGCGCCGCGTGGAGCTGGTGGCGGCCGCCGAAGAGGCGATCGCGCAGCTGCCTGCGCCGCGCAACCGCCCGCCGGCGGGGCCGGTGACCACCACGGTGATGCAGGACGACGACGGCGCGATGCCGTAG